From a region of the Malania oleifera isolate guangnan ecotype guangnan chromosome 12, ASM2987363v1, whole genome shotgun sequence genome:
- the LOC131143879 gene encoding uncharacterized protein LOC131143879 — protein sequence MCRAFATTLKGTAKDWYKTLRPGSISSFLEMEQLFTSHFLSSRRIARTTGHLMSMAQGEQETLKKLMHRFNTTTLEIHNLDMGVALAALATTLQPGSFLYSLGKKMTVDMGELMARTQKYINLEEMMDTRGSLLEWKRKSSGREMGESYKSAKRQESSALHASPKIRGQPSKFSTYTPLNVLRSKLLIQIKKKDYVSWPKPMRTPLHKRDMSKFCAFHRDHGHDTEECIQLKKEIEALIQRGYLSSL from the coding sequence ATGTGCCGCGCTTTCGCAACAACCCTCAAGGGTACTGCAAAAGATTGGTACAAAACTCTGCGACCAGGATCGATCAGTTCCTTCTTAGAGATGGAACAACTGTTCACTagccacttccttagtagccggaGAATTGCTAGAACAACGGGTCATCTCATGAGCATGGCACAAGGAGAGCAGGAGACTCTAAAGAAATTAATGCACCGCTTCAACACGACAACCCTAGAAATCCACAACCTAGACATGGGGGTTGCTTTAGCAGCCTTGGCAACAACTCTTCAGCCCGGAAGTTTTTTATACTCTCTGGGGAAAAAGATGACAGTGGATATGGGGGAACTAATGGCCCGAACACAGAAATACATCAACCTGGAGGAAATGATGGACACAAGAGGAAGTCTCCTAGAATGGAAAAGAAAAAGTAGTGGCAGGGAGATGGGAGAATCCTATAAATCCGCGAAAAGACAAGAGAGTAGTGCACTACACGCCAGCCCAAAGATAAGAGGGCAACCaagtaagttctccacctacacacccctgaACGTACTACGATCTAAATTACTGATCCAGATCAAAAAGAAGGACTATGTCTCGTGGCCCAAACCCATGCGAACACCTCTTCACAAGCGagacatgtccaagttctgcgcattccatagggatcatggcCATGACACAGAGGAATGCATCCagctgaagaaagaaatcgaagcCCTTATACAAAGGGGATACCTATcaagtttataa